The Paenibacillus sp. FSL W8-0426 region TCACGATCGGCGGCGGCGGTCTTGCCGCAGGCGTGGGCACATATGTAAAGACGGTCAGTCCGGAAACACGCGTCATCGGCGTTGAGCCGCTGGGTGCTGCCTCCATGAGCGAAGCGATGTTCCGGAAGCAGGTCGTCACGTTGGACGATATCGACAAATTCGTGGATGGTGCTGCCGTTAAACGGGTGGGCGACCTCACCTTCGATATCTGCTGTGACACGCTGGACGACATCGTGAAAGTGCCGGAAGGCAAAGCCTGCACGACCATTCTGGAGCTGTATAACGAAAATGCGATTGTAGTCGAACCGGCCGGTTCGCTCACCGTGGCGGCTTTGGACCAGTACCGCGAACAAATCGCGGGCAAAACCGTCGTTTGCGTCATTAGCGGGGGCAACAACGACATCGACCGCATGCAGGAGATCAAGGAGCGCTCCCTGATCTATGAAGGGCTCAAATATTACTTCATGGTTAACTTCCCGCAGCGGGCCGGAGCTTTGCGCGAATTCCTCGTGGACGTTCTGGGACCCGATGACGACATTACCCGTTTCGAATATACGAAGAAACATGACAAAGAAAACGGACCTGCGCTCGTAGGCATCGAATTGCTGCGTAAAGAGGACTACCAGCCGCTGATCGAACGAATGAACCGCAAAGGCATCGCTTATACCGAACTGAACAAAAATCTGAACCTGTTCAACATGTTAATCTGATGAACCATTACGATCCGAACAGGTTGACTGACGGGGTACTGCGGGCTGCGGTCAAGGAAGACGCTGCACAGGTGATTCCGCTTTTGGTGCAAGCGATCGATGATATTGCGTACGCCTTGGCGGGCGAAGGGGATCACGAGCAGGCCATGCACATTTTGCGGCAGCTTTACGAGCAGGAGGACACACGAATCAGCTATCGCAACGTAACCGTGATGGAACGCGAAGGCCATGTTGCGGGCATTCTCGTTGCCTATGACGGCGGAGATGCGGACCGGCTCGATCAGTCGATTCTGAACCGCCCGGGCCGCAGCAAAGACGAGAAGTATCGGCTTGGGAAAGAAACCCGGCCCGGTGAATACTACCTCGACACGTTATCCGTGGACCAGGCCTATCAAGGGCAAGGCATCGGAAAGGCGCTCATGGCTGCTTTCGAAGAGCAGGCCAGGGCGCTCGGGCATTCGCGGACAGCGTTAATCGTGGAACGAGACAATGACCGGGCCAGAATGCTGTATGAACGGCAGGGGTACGTCAAAGACGACGTCTTAATCATTTCGGGTCATGAGTATGACCACATGGTCAAGCCGATCGAATAAACATTTGAATTCATGACGGGTACAAACAATAAAACATCGCCATGCGCCATAATGCGCCGGGCGATGTTTTTTTGAACCGCCAAGGATTCATCACTCCGAAGCCGGTACATGTTTTTCCAGCCAACGTTCCACCGCCGGTGTCTTTTCGAAGTTGGAAGCGGCGGCGACATCCAGGAAATCGGCGAGTTGTTCAAGAAACGGACTTTCTACGGAGGCGAGGCGTTCGATGACAGCCTTGTAACCTTTTTGAGCGTTTGCGGTCATTTTGTTGGTTTCATAGTCGAATAAAGGCGTGTTGATCAATCCATAGAATGTATATTGGGTGTAGCTGTCAAACAGGCTTTGCACTTGGGCAGACCGTTTGGAATCCGGATATAGTTTCAGGAAATGCTCCTGACTGAGTGCACGCAACAGCATCTCCTGGTATCCGATGAGCAAATCGCCGTCTTCTGCCGGAATTTTGCGTGTCTCGGCAGCCATGATGTTGATGTAATCGGCGATATCCGGTTTGACGTATTGGTTGTATTTTTGGAATGCAGCGTAGTTCATGATCGGGTACAGCGCGCCTTCCAGCATGATCAGCTTGTACCCGTTATCCCGTGCTTCCTGCAGCAGATTATACGCGGCAGCATCGTCGATCCGGCTCATGAGCTTGGTGAAACTGTCCCCTGTTCGGTAAGCTTGCAGCAGCTTGGCTTGAACGTTGGGAACCAGCATGCGGTCTGTCATGGGCGACAGCGCCTTCAGCCGCGCGTTCTCCAGTTGGAGCACCTTGAGCGAGGCGTGGTGGGACGTTACCCGTTTGATATTGGAGGCGAGATAGCGGTCAGCGGCGGGCAGGCCGTTCTTTTTTTTGAGCATGGATTGGTAGGTATTGTATATGGATGCGGATTGGCTTGCATGGGTCTTGTCCGTCTCATTGGACGTTGCGGCAGCGGCGATCCCCGCCACGGAAGCGAAACCGGGCTGCAGCATCAGAACAGCGGCTGTCACGGCGATGAGTGTACGCGTTGCACGGCCTTTGTCAGATAGAGTAGAGAAGAATGAAGGCATGGAACGGATCCTCCTGTTATTTTCAAGATGATTACTATAACCTTACCCAATATTTGAAATAGGTTGGTCTCGGAATGGTAACAAAATGTCTTGTTATTTTAACCTTTGAACGGTAGATGATGGAAGCGTGTTTCTGCCAAAATATTTTTTGGGCGGGATCGGAAACTTTTGGAGGGATTCGAACGTCTATGAATTGTACAGGTATAAATAGGAATTTTCCGACGAAAACAACGATACACCTTTCAATTAACGAGAGAATGGGGATACAGGTATGAAGAAAGCAGGAGGAAACCAAGTCAAAAAGGTGATGTCCGCACTGGCCGTTTCGGCCATGCTGATGTCCGCATTGCCAGCGCCGGCCATTGATGCCGCAGCACCGATCAGCATTTACATCAACGATTCCGCGCTAAAGGCGCCGCAGCCGCCGGTCATGAAGGCAGGACGGGTGCTCGTGCCGCTCCGGTCCATCTTCGAAGGGCTGGATGCCAACGTGCAGTATACCAACAAAACCAAAACGATCAAGGCGACCCGCGGCGATCAGGAGGTCATCCTGAAGCTTGGTTCCAAGACGGCTTACATCAACGGGGAGCTGACCTATCTTGACGTGCCTGCGAGCACGATCAAAGGCAATACGATGGTGCCGATCCGCTTCGTAAGCGAGGCATTCGGAGAAAAAGTGTACTGGAATTCCCGCATGCAGCGCGTGGATATCAAAACGACGACAACACCGCCGCCAGTGGATAACACTTCGTATGCTGCCTGGAACATTTATGGTACCGTATCCGGAAACAATGGGGATGGTCGCGATGTGACCGTAAGTTTTACGCGTCCTGCTTCCGAGAACGGGGTATCCGAATACCGCGTCATGCTGGTTAAAACGCGCGACGTCAACAGTTTTAACGAATCGGCTGCCACGGCGGTGCCTTCCAGCAATTACACGCGGGTCGTTCCGAACGGCACCAATCCGAAGCTGACGCTGAATGCGCAGACCCGTGACGTCAACGGCGATCTGCTCTCGACGACAGAAACCTATCGTCTGTACGTGCTTACGGTGGGCGGCAGCGGCAACAACTATAAAAACGCTCTTGCCTGGTCTTCGCAGGCGTTGAAACTGTCCAGCGTGAAGACGGAAGTTCAAGCGGTGAACAGCCTCAAAATTGCCGATGTAAGTGACTATGGTGACGGACGCGATCTGGAGATCAGTTTCAATCAGCCGTCCAACACGTCCAATATTACGTATTACCGCGCTTTTGTCGTTAAAGCGAAGGATGCGTCTTCGTTTAATCTGGCAGCAGCAAACAAGGTTTCGAGTTCCAACTCTACGATCATTTATAAGAACAACACGACATCGGTGACAAGCAAGCTGTCTTCCACGTCGCGGGATACATCCGGGGAATTGATCAAAAACGGCACGTCCTATGTGGTGTACATCATGTCGGTAAGTGCGAACACCGCATCGGCGGAAAGCAAATTATCCACCGTTTCATCGTCCCTGACACTGGGCGCGAATACGGCTGCCGCACCGGTCATTACGCAGGTTTTGGACAATTCCGATTATGGCGACGGCCGCGACATTCGAGTGAGCTTTAACCGGGTATCCGACGAATCCAAAGTTGGAAGCTACCGTATTTTCGTAGTGCGCAACTCCGTAGCCGGCAGCTTTAATTTGACCACGGCCAGCAATTTGTCATCCAGCCTCTATTATCAAGTGAACAAAACGGGCGGCAACATCACCGTCTCGCTGCCTTCCAACATGAGGGATACCAGCGGGTACAGCGTAACGAATTTGCAGGATTATCGCATTTACGTCATGGCGGTAGGCAACCAACAGAACAATTATACCAACGCGTTGTCTTCCTCGTCGTCGGTGTTGAGGCTGGCCACGAATGCCAATGCCCCTGCGGTAACCAACGTGGCGGTAGCAGACGTGAGCGATTACGGGGACGGCCGCGATTTACGGGTATCGTTCAATCGGCCTTCTAGTGAAGACAATATCGCTTCCTATCGGATCTATGTTGTACGTAATGGAAATACCGGCAGCTTTAATCTGAGTGCAGCAAATGCGTCCAATAACTATATCCAAGTGAACAAAACGGGCGGCAATCAATCATTGACGCTGCCGTATTACGCAGTAGATACAAATGGCTATACCCTGACTAATGGAGTAAGCTACCGCGTATTCGTCATGTCGGTGAGCACGAGCGGCAATACGAGCCAAAACGCGCTCTCCTCGTCATCGGCAAGCATTACATTATCGCAAAACTCAGCTATAGCAGCACCGACTAACGTGGTGGCTTCCGATGTGGGCGATAGCGGTAACGGCAGTGACTTGCAGGTGTCCTTTACTCGTTCCGTAGATGAAACAAATGTGAATCATTATCGCGTTTTCGTGGTGAAGGCGGATAGAGCCGGCAGTTTCAACCTGTCGACGGCGAATGCCATCAATAGTGCCAATTATACGTATGTGAGCAAAACCGGGAATAACCCGACTTTGAAGTTGTCCGGCACAGCCAGGGATACAGACGGTCAGGCGATCAGAAACGATGTGAGTTACCGTGTGTTTGTGCTCGCGGTCAATACCAATACATCGATTGCCAATGCCCTGTCCTCAGGGTCAACTGCGCTGACGCTGACGTCGGTTAAGGCCGTTTCGCCAGCAACCAATGTGAATGTGACCGTTAAAAATACAGGGCAGGCCGGTAATGCCTCCGATGTCACATTCAACTTCAGCAAACCTGCTGATGAATCGGGAATTTCGGGATATAAGGCGTTTATCGTTCCCGCAGGCCAGGTGAGTTCGTTCAATGTGGCCTCTGCGGAAAGAATCGGCAGCTATGTGGATATTGCCAAGTCGAATGCGGGGTCAGCTATTCAACTGAATAGCGGCCATGTGGATATTAATGGAGGCACATTGGTTCCTGGAACCAAGTACAACATTTTCGTCATGTCCGTTGCGGATAGTCCTGCTCGCACTTCTGTCCTGTCGGCTCCTTCCCAGGAGTTTACGATTCTTGCCAAAGCGGCAGAGCCGGTGGTTGCGGATAAGGTCTCGGGCGTTTCAGCTACCGTGAATAATGCGACGACTTCTATCGATGTAAGCTTCAACAGAGCAACGAATCAAACGGGGATTTCAAGGTACGACGTTTACCTCGTCAGACAAGGCGATACGTTGAATCTGGGCAATACCAACATCGCCGGAGCAGTGCAAACGAATAGCGAAAACCCTGCTTTTAACATAACAAGCAGCATGAAGGATTCGGAAGGCAGACCGATTGAGGCAGGAAAATCCTACTCCGTATATGTCGTGAGTGTCGCCAACGGGCAAGCAGCTACAGTGAGCTCCATATCGAGTCCTTCCAATTCGGTGCAGTTTCCTTCCGCCCCTGCCAATCCAGCAGGAAGCGGGAACAGCGATTCTCCGGCTCCCGCTATAACTCCGCCTGCAACTGCAGCGCCGGAATCCGGGACGCCTTAAGCCTCAAGTCAATTTATTCAAATACAATAAGCCCCTGTCCATTGGACGGGGGCTTTGTGCTGTAAAAGGGCCATACCCAAAACAGTTCCTGAAACGCTTGCGGGCGGTACCCCGCCGGGAGATAATAAAGGGAAAAGAGCGTGGCCCGAAAGGAAGGATGAAATGCTTGCATTTCGCTTGAGTAGGCTGCCGGATGCCCGGCTGCCTTTATATCTGTATTGCGTAGGTACCCATGAAGAGAGAGCGCTGATCAGAGCGGATGGCTTCCCGGTGTACCAACTGTTTTTGTCGCGGAGCGGAGAAGGGCAGCTTAACGTTTCCGGTGAGGGGACGTGGAAGGTAACCGCAGGACAATTGTTCGTGTTGGCCCCTGACAAGGGTTATGAGTATTGCCCGCGTTTCAAAACCGATTGGGAGCTGGGGTACATCGGCATCGGGGGCGATGCGGCAGCTTCCATCCTGCGGGCCGCAGGTTTGTTGCAATCGGGGCCCCGAACGCTGCATGATTTCGAGCAATTCTGGTCAAGAATGACGGCGCTATGGCACTCCTTGAATCAAGGTTTGGGACCGGATGCGTGTTGGGAAGTTTCGGCCATGCTGTACCAGCTCATTCTGGACTTGTCGCGTTGGATCGATGGGGAGCCAGAGAATGCAGCCAAGAGAACGGGACGGGTTGCCAAACCGGCAATCCAAGCAGGACTCCAGCATCTCGGCCAGTCTGACCCAAGGCAGGAGGCCTTTGACCGGGCGGTCGACTTGATGCATATGCATTACAGGGATGATTTGCTCCTGAAACATGTTGCGGAGGCCGTCGGCTATTCGGTGCAGCATCTTAACCGGATTTTCCATCAAAAGCATGGTATAACGGGACACCAGTACATGCAGCGCCTGCGTTTGCGCAAGGCGGCGGATTGGCTGAACGAGCATCCGCATGCCAGCGTGAAGCAGGCCGCCGAGACGATCGGCATGGAAGTGAACTATTTTATCCGCATGTTCAAGCGGGAATTCGGGGAGACGCCGGGAAGATCCCACAGCCACGCAAGAGAATGAATACGGCCTGCGAGAAAGAATATGAACACCTAGGTGGCATCGCAAACAAACGGGCGGACATCCGCGCCTCCTGCGGGATCAGAAAAGGCTGCCGAGTTCCCGGCAGCCTTCTTACAAACACTATAGCTTCTTGTTCCCGAAGATCGGTCTCAAGGTAAACAGTCCCGCCAAGCCGATCAGCAAGCTGACCCATGGCGGGAGCCAAAAGACCGGAAAGCTGTCACGCAGCGGGTATCCCACGAACAAAACAACGAGCACGATGGCGATATAGATCGCGATGCCGCGAAGATTGACTTGCGGACGGGTCGTCAGGTCAGCGCCTTCGTCATCCGGTCGCTCCGCCAGCCGGCGCAGCGTTTCCACGAGAGCGATGCCGCCTACAGCCGCGACGATCAGCGTGAACAGGCTGATGTGGCTGAACGGTTCCGTATCTCCGTCGGTCCAGCCCATGAACAGCCCTGCTGCGCCCTGCATC contains the following coding sequences:
- the ilvA gene encoding threonine ammonia-lyase IlvA, producing the protein MKPLEQEAAGTPSYARAQVGMEDIVRAHHVLREVIVRTPLQRDAVLSAKYNCNVYLKREDQQVVRSFKIRGAYNMIRSLSPEELERGIVCASAGNHAQGVAFSCNALGIFGKIFMPSTTPNQKVKQVRRFGGSNVEVVLTGDTYDDAYEEAMRACDEQGMTFIHPFDQPKIIAGNGTVAMEIMESLEEKADYVFVTIGGGGLAAGVGTYVKTVSPETRVIGVEPLGAASMSEAMFRKQVVTLDDIDKFVDGAAVKRVGDLTFDICCDTLDDIVKVPEGKACTTILELYNENAIVVEPAGSLTVAALDQYREQIAGKTVVCVISGGNNDIDRMQEIKERSLIYEGLKYYFMVNFPQRAGALREFLVDVLGPDDDITRFEYTKKHDKENGPALVGIELLRKEDYQPLIERMNRKGIAYTELNKNLNLFNMLI
- a CDS encoding GNAT family N-acetyltransferase, with product MNHYDPNRLTDGVLRAAVKEDAAQVIPLLVQAIDDIAYALAGEGDHEQAMHILRQLYEQEDTRISYRNVTVMEREGHVAGILVAYDGGDADRLDQSILNRPGRSKDEKYRLGKETRPGEYYLDTLSVDQAYQGQGIGKALMAAFEEQARALGHSRTALIVERDNDRARMLYERQGYVKDDVLIISGHEYDHMVKPIE
- a CDS encoding copper amine oxidase N-terminal domain-containing protein; amino-acid sequence: MKKAGGNQVKKVMSALAVSAMLMSALPAPAIDAAAPISIYINDSALKAPQPPVMKAGRVLVPLRSIFEGLDANVQYTNKTKTIKATRGDQEVILKLGSKTAYINGELTYLDVPASTIKGNTMVPIRFVSEAFGEKVYWNSRMQRVDIKTTTTPPPVDNTSYAAWNIYGTVSGNNGDGRDVTVSFTRPASENGVSEYRVMLVKTRDVNSFNESAATAVPSSNYTRVVPNGTNPKLTLNAQTRDVNGDLLSTTETYRLYVLTVGGSGNNYKNALAWSSQALKLSSVKTEVQAVNSLKIADVSDYGDGRDLEISFNQPSNTSNITYYRAFVVKAKDASSFNLAAANKVSSSNSTIIYKNNTTSVTSKLSSTSRDTSGELIKNGTSYVVYIMSVSANTASAESKLSTVSSSLTLGANTAAAPVITQVLDNSDYGDGRDIRVSFNRVSDESKVGSYRIFVVRNSVAGSFNLTTASNLSSSLYYQVNKTGGNITVSLPSNMRDTSGYSVTNLQDYRIYVMAVGNQQNNYTNALSSSSSVLRLATNANAPAVTNVAVADVSDYGDGRDLRVSFNRPSSEDNIASYRIYVVRNGNTGSFNLSAANASNNYIQVNKTGGNQSLTLPYYAVDTNGYTLTNGVSYRVFVMSVSTSGNTSQNALSSSSASITLSQNSAIAAPTNVVASDVGDSGNGSDLQVSFTRSVDETNVNHYRVFVVKADRAGSFNLSTANAINSANYTYVSKTGNNPTLKLSGTARDTDGQAIRNDVSYRVFVLAVNTNTSIANALSSGSTALTLTSVKAVSPATNVNVTVKNTGQAGNASDVTFNFSKPADESGISGYKAFIVPAGQVSSFNVASAERIGSYVDIAKSNAGSAIQLNSGHVDINGGTLVPGTKYNIFVMSVADSPARTSVLSAPSQEFTILAKAAEPVVADKVSGVSATVNNATTSIDVSFNRATNQTGISRYDVYLVRQGDTLNLGNTNIAGAVQTNSENPAFNITSSMKDSEGRPIEAGKSYSVYVVSVANGQAATVSSISSPSNSVQFPSAPANPAGSGNSDSPAPAITPPATAAPESGTP
- a CDS encoding AraC family transcriptional regulator, whose protein sequence is MLAFRLSRLPDARLPLYLYCVGTHEERALIRADGFPVYQLFLSRSGEGQLNVSGEGTWKVTAGQLFVLAPDKGYEYCPRFKTDWELGYIGIGGDAAASILRAAGLLQSGPRTLHDFEQFWSRMTALWHSLNQGLGPDACWEVSAMLYQLILDLSRWIDGEPENAAKRTGRVAKPAIQAGLQHLGQSDPRQEAFDRAVDLMHMHYRDDLLLKHVAEAVGYSVQHLNRIFHQKHGITGHQYMQRLRLRKAADWLNEHPHASVKQAAETIGMEVNYFIRMFKREFGETPGRSHSHARE